TCAAGTTGTATGTCCATCAATCAGAAATAAAAAGATGCGGAATGAAGAAAGAATAAAGGGTAAGAGAGGAGGTAAGCCGCAGTGCACCTGGAACGATTAAAGTCAATCCTAGGAGAGAGCAGCTTGTCGTTCGTTTTTGTGACCGGGAGCTTCCATCCGGCCTGATGCCGTGCGGTGCGGGCACGGTGAATTCCCCTGCCCCGCCCTGAACCTCCGTGTGCGCAACCTCGAGTCGTAAATGGCACTATACTCGGAAGGGCACCTAGGGCGGTGATGCTCCCCGGCGGCAAGGTTGACGCGAGGGAGAGGGCGCCGACGCGCCGCATAACCTCACCTGCATAACCTCCCAACCGAGCACCTTCGCCCCTGACAACGCCTCTAGGAAGGTCACGATGCGCACGACGCCACCGCTGCCAAATCCGAAGTGGATTGAGGGTTTTCACCCAGGTAGGTAGTCGGGGTGGTGAGTTGGGGACCTCAACTGCGACCCCATGGAGGAAAACAACGTCCTTGGGCATCTCCACCGCCGGGCTGGCCCGACCAGCCAAGGTTTTCCCGGGGGGCCAAGCAGACCACGAGCACCCACCACCACTGGAGCCGGCAAATGCGCGAGCCAAGGTATGGTGAGAGAGAGGTAGCAGGAAAGAAGGGATTTGAACCTCCAGATCTGACGCAGAAGAACTCTGCATCGCGGCCGGACTCCACAATCGACCTGCCGCCCGTGCGACTGAGCACACTGGCTAGCCCTCCTCTCCCCGCCATACAAATGTCGCCTGCCGCACGACGATGCCACCTCGCCGGCTGGGTCCTCCACCCAAGGAACCGCATGCCTCCAAGAGTGGGCGGAGCGCCAAGATCCCTGCCGCCACCTTCCCCAGCGCTCGCTTGGGCTTTCCTGGCTGCTGTGTCCTGTGGCGCCGAGGGaaggaagggggtggaggggtggCGGCGCCATGGAATCCTAGTCGCCCCCGAATCGCTTGTGGGGCGACATGAGGGCCTCAGGTCGTCTAGTTAGTTAGACTTGTTGTTGATCCTGGGtgtccttagagcatctccaatagccgcGCAACGCGCGGCGCGCTAAAAATTAGTTTGCCGCGCGCCCATCGCTAGGTTTGGCGCGGGGCACAGCGCTGGCTCCAGTAGCCGCGCTAAAATACAGCGCGTGCTAAAATGCAGTGCACGCAAGTCCAtatttgttgcattttggacacaaaATAAATTTCACATAGATATTAAAAAAGGTACAAATATATTTTACATAGTTCATAGCATAGACGATACAAATAGGTAAAACAAgttcatagcatagatagataaaaccgAACTACGGTACAACTACATAAAATTAAACTACGGTGCAACTAGGTAAAACTACGATGCTGTTAGAACTACTCCgagtcctcatcatcatcctcatcctcggaGGTGTTGTCCGAGGTATCGATCCATATGTCCTCCCAACGTTCATCGTCTGACATGAAGTTGGACCTCCCACCTGCTTCAACGATATCGCGCTGCGATATCGCCAATGCCTTCCGCCGACGCCGGTCCACCCGCTCCGCGCagcgccttgccgtcctctccgcccaATAGGCGCGCTCgttggcgacgtcctccgggtggcaccggcgccactccgccatggctcgctcgtcctcctcggcgacgATGAGGCGGCGCTGCAGCCGAATGTGGTCCGCACGGTCGTGGTCCGTGATCAGACGAGGTGGAAGGGCAACGGCCTGCGCATGTTCGCGCGTGTGGACTTCCCTGAAGTTCATCTGCGACGGGGGCCTctctaggcgccacgccgccgcgtcgtacgcgcgggccgccTCATGCGCGGTCCAGAAcgagccgaggccgagccggacgtcgccgTACTGGATCTCGGCGGAGTACCAGCCATTggggcgctcgcggacgccgcggtagcccgaagatccccggcggcgcggcggcatgatGGCGCGGTGGTGGGTGGCGGGGTGCTGGAAGCGGCGAGGTGGCGAGGGAAAGGGCGCGTGGCAGTATGGTGGAGGGCGTGACGAGCGCCGCATTTTATACAAATCTACCGCGCGAGCTGCCGCTATCTCCCGCGCGCTCTATCACTTCCAGCACGCGGTAGTTTCCCGTCCCCGTTGGAGCGCGCGCTAAAGCCCCCCGTTTACACCGCGCGCGCGTccgttgaagatgctcttacaACTTGTGTTTTAGGGGTGCCCAACGCTTCCACTATGCAAGACACGGTTGGAAAACAGAGCCGCCCCTAATTGAGTAACCAATATACAGAACTAGCGATGTACTGACCCCAAGCCGAGCAGGACCAAACAAAGGAATCTGGTGTATTCTCAATTATCTGAATCTCCGCGATTCTTAATGCTCTGAATCTCTGCGATTGCTCGCCAGTCTGTCAACTGTAGCTGTTCTGGCATGGTGGGAAGCGCCGCAGTATCTGTCACCCATCTGTAGTTAAGTAGGCCCTGCTGAACCATCCTGGAAGAGATGAAACCTTGTTACGCAGGCCCGTCGATCCACCTGTCCGTCCAAAACAGCACGTTGGCCCCATCGCCAACCTTGATTTGCACCAGGGTTACAGGAATCTTGATGGAATACACGAGCCATAAATCGTCTCTCTGAGCCCAACTGATGCCAGCATGCTAAATGTTCTCAAGACCTCAATCGCATATATCATCCATGAAATACTGCAGCCAGCCATCTGCTAGGAAAAGCACATATGCCAGCAgatttttttgttttataaaaGCTGCATAACACTTAGAACTTGAAGAAGTGCGTGCAAATGTCATAGAGACTGCTTCTACATACTGGAGCACATAATACATACACATATCGTCATAGAAGGCAACTAAATTAGCATAGAGGTGATGAACCCATTTTTTTTCATGCGACATGCTGACAGCGGTCATTCATCTGTAACTTCAACTTGACCCTCCAGAAGCTCAGCATTCATCTTCAGGAAACCAGTACCATGTCGTCAAACGATCAAGGGAACCAACCACAACAGCAGCACAGACAACCCTCACTGTAGTCTTACGGGCCCTTTCCACAACTTGCTCGTGCCTTTTGTGAAAGTGGCTTAAAAATGAATAAAGAAACAACACGAGATAACTTTTTATTTAACATCCTGGACTACTTAATTAAACATCATGCATGCCAGCTGAATCAAAATAGAATAATCCGCAAAGCGTTATTTACCTGATGGTTTGTTCAGCTTCCCAACAATGTTTAGCTAACAAGTCTGCACTGGAGTTAAGATCAGCGGCTTTAGCAGATTCAATATTGTTTTTCAAAAGAAGAGCATTTTCAAGCTCGTCCTGCAAAATATAAAGCAGAACAAAACAAGGCTGAGGCAAAACTATATATTAAAGGAGATACATCTAAATCTGAAAAGGATTAGTTTGGATAAGTTCCAAGGACGCTAATATTCCAACTCTGGATAGAGCACTGAGCATACAACACCCCAATATTAGATGTGTGccaaacaaacaacaattccattGTGAAAGACGAGATAACTAGGGATGTGGCCACCATAACTTGCCAACCCAAGTTAGCTAACTTTAACCTCGTCGGACCTCATCGGTCTCTTTATGTTGTCTCCTTATGTAGAGCCCATATCTCATCGTTGTCAAATCAGATGAGCTAACAACTTGCAATGTTGCACTGAATCATGACGCCAATTCAGTTCAAATACCTAATATGCACCAAACTAGCTAGTTCAACAAGTCACCTTTACATTGTTCTGATTTGAATCCAAATATTTATCTAGTCCCTTTGAT
Above is a window of Triticum aestivum cultivar Chinese Spring chromosome 6B, IWGSC CS RefSeq v2.1, whole genome shotgun sequence DNA encoding:
- the LOC123135060 gene encoding uncharacterized protein; its protein translation is MAAAALRRLATKFRNPRAAAHRFPKDELENALLLKNNIESAKAADLNSSADLLAKHCWEAEQTISHFHKRHEQVVERARKTTVRVVCAAVVVGSLDRLTTWYWFPEDEC